In a genomic window of Alcanivorax sp.:
- a CDS encoding saccharopine dehydrogenase NADP-binding domain-containing protein translates to MSDAQFDVVVFGATSFVGQILCQYLTDTYGVDGDLKWAAAGRSKDKLEQVKAQLGPAGSALPLLTADANDAASLDTLCAQTRVVVSTVGPYALYGEPMIRACVNSGTDYCDLTGEVQWIAAMLEKYEDQAKQSGARIVHCCGFDSIPSDMGTYFLQQQAQARFKAPATRVKMRVKVAKGGVSGGTVASMMNIAEEAGKDPELRKKLANPYLICPPNHGFSARQESISMPRMDDDFGAWAAPFVMEAINSRIVHRSNALSGNAYGDNFTYNEAMLAGPGMGGRMKALGIGTGTGLFFAAAAIKPTRWLLNKFVVPQPGEGPSPEAQKAGFYDIRFFGVTDNNDNIRVKVTGDADPGYGSTAKLLGQAAACLAQDVPADAPGGFWTTASLLGDSLLKRLQEKAGMTFTVID, encoded by the coding sequence ATGAGTGATGCACAGTTTGACGTGGTGGTGTTCGGCGCCACCAGTTTTGTCGGCCAGATTCTCTGCCAGTACCTCACTGACACTTATGGGGTGGATGGCGATCTGAAATGGGCGGCGGCCGGCCGCTCCAAAGACAAGCTGGAGCAGGTAAAGGCCCAACTGGGCCCGGCCGGTAGCGCGCTGCCGTTGCTCACCGCCGATGCCAACGACGCCGCCAGCCTGGATACCCTCTGCGCCCAGACCCGGGTGGTAGTATCCACCGTAGGCCCCTACGCGCTCTATGGTGAGCCCATGATTCGTGCCTGTGTAAACAGCGGCACCGATTACTGCGACCTGACCGGTGAAGTGCAGTGGATTGCCGCCATGCTGGAAAAATACGAAGACCAGGCCAAACAGAGTGGCGCGCGCATCGTGCATTGCTGCGGCTTCGATTCCATTCCCTCCGACATGGGCACCTACTTCCTGCAGCAGCAGGCCCAAGCCCGCTTCAAGGCCCCCGCCACCCGCGTGAAAATGCGCGTAAAAGTGGCCAAGGGCGGCGTGTCCGGCGGCACCGTGGCAAGCATGATGAACATTGCCGAAGAAGCCGGCAAAGATCCCGAACTGCGCAAGAAACTGGCTAACCCCTACCTGATATGTCCGCCAAACCATGGCTTCAGTGCCCGCCAGGAAAGCATCAGCATGCCGCGCATGGATGACGACTTCGGCGCCTGGGCGGCACCGTTCGTGATGGAGGCCATCAACAGCCGCATCGTGCATCGCTCCAACGCCCTCAGCGGCAATGCTTACGGCGACAACTTCACCTACAACGAAGCCATGCTGGCCGGCCCGGGCATGGGCGGGCGCATGAAAGCCCTGGGCATCGGCACCGGTACCGGCCTGTTCTTCGCCGCCGCGGCCATCAAACCCACCCGCTGGCTGCTCAACAAATTCGTGGTGCCACAACCCGGCGAAGGCCCCAGCCCGGAAGCCCAGAAAGCGGGGTTCTACGACATCCGTTTCTTCGGAGTTACCGACAACAACGACAACATCCGCGTGAAAGTGACCGGCGATGCAGACCCGGGCTACGGCTCAACCGCCAAGCTGCTGGGCCAGGCTGCAGCCTGCCTAGCGCAAGATGTACCTGCGGATGCTCCCGGCGGTTTCTGGACCACCGCCTCCCTGCTCGGCGACTCCCTGCTCAAGCGTCTACAGGAAAAAGCCGGCATGACCTTCACCGTGATCGATTGA
- a CDS encoding AraC family transcriptional regulator produces MADKEMDRLKPAIHPTYSRVLCAHLKQEGFSDADIFSGTRLAWQELLSEHRYLSLEQLSRLIRRALLLTTEPWIGLKIGANTPVSAHGALGYAVVSAPDMRTLLSVVARFVGVRLQLIRLEFEESDGWGRLRLHEKTDLGDCREFLLGALLGSYFQMTDSVSTGRIGGARVQLPFPRPPWAEHYERLLGCPVTFDADCFLVEMPPEQLAAPCLTADPAMHRNAIRDCEHQLKQLEKGGPFSQQVSLVLLDCQGAFPSLESMAEKFAMSPRTLIRKLKAEDTRYQELLDDVRSELAAWLLTETSLPIERIAEQLGYQDTSNFSRTFRRWFQMTPLAMRKASEV; encoded by the coding sequence ATGGCAGACAAGGAAATGGACCGGCTGAAGCCGGCCATTCATCCGACCTACAGCCGTGTGCTTTGCGCCCACCTGAAGCAGGAAGGCTTCAGCGATGCGGATATTTTTTCCGGCACCCGGCTGGCCTGGCAGGAGTTGCTCAGTGAGCACCGCTATCTGAGCCTGGAGCAACTGTCGCGTCTGATACGCCGGGCCTTGCTGCTCACCACAGAGCCCTGGATCGGGCTGAAGATTGGGGCCAATACCCCGGTGTCGGCCCATGGGGCGCTGGGCTATGCGGTGGTGTCGGCTCCGGACATGCGCACCCTGTTGTCGGTGGTGGCACGCTTTGTGGGCGTACGGCTGCAACTGATCCGGCTGGAATTTGAAGAAAGCGATGGCTGGGGCCGGCTACGGTTGCACGAAAAAACCGATCTTGGTGATTGCCGGGAATTCCTGCTTGGTGCCCTGCTGGGTTCCTACTTCCAGATGACGGACTCGGTGTCCACCGGCCGCATTGGCGGTGCGCGGGTACAGCTGCCGTTCCCGCGCCCACCCTGGGCAGAGCACTATGAGCGTTTGCTGGGCTGCCCGGTAACCTTCGATGCGGATTGTTTTCTGGTGGAGATGCCGCCTGAACAACTGGCCGCGCCCTGCCTGACCGCCGACCCGGCCATGCATCGCAATGCCATTCGTGATTGTGAGCATCAGCTCAAGCAGCTGGAGAAAGGCGGGCCTTTCAGTCAACAGGTCAGCCTGGTGTTACTGGATTGCCAGGGGGCGTTTCCTTCCCTGGAGAGCATGGCGGAAAAGTTTGCCATGTCTCCACGGACCCTGATTCGCAAGCTGAAAGCGGAGGACACCCGATACCAGGAATTGCTGGATGATGTGCGCAGCGAACTGGCGGCCTGGTTGCTGACGGAAACCTCTCTGCCCATAGAACGCATTGCCGAGCAGCTGGGTTATCAGGATACATCCAACTTCAGTCGTACCTTTCGTCGCTGGTTTCAAATGACGCCTCTCGCCATGCGAAAGGCGTCTGAGGTGTAA
- a CDS encoding efflux transporter outer membrane subunit gives MRKLSIAAATLLLSACAVGPDYQAPPTPEPDAFHAANETSTSREQAEQQFWAGFEDPLLGQLIDQTLAANHSLQAGLARYDRAAALLYGAKREQWPSITASASGAEQHLADVERTPPGAGPERVELYQAGLAANWELDLFGRLRRVTQSQQAELQAAGADLGALKVALVGQLASSYFELRGLQQQLLVAEQNVALQQETLDIVSARVDAGRGTEFDRVRARSQLQRTRAELPTLRAGIRAAMHRIAVLTGQPPAALIATLNGDTGLPETLPVIPVDSPGDVLRRRPDIAAAERRLAAATARIGVATADLFPRFTLSGLLGSVAADSSDLFSGSAETRRVALGVDWTFLDHGKVKARIDAADADSRAALADYQQAVLSALEDTETRLVRYQRARQRAAHLELAAVNAEQAAELARTRYERGFIGYFEVLAAEQELTATRDARVRSQTGVVLAMVDVYRALAGTPSLRQDK, from the coding sequence ATGCGTAAGTTGTCTATCGCCGCCGCCACCCTGTTGCTGAGTGCCTGTGCGGTGGGGCCGGACTATCAGGCGCCGCCAACACCGGAGCCGGACGCGTTTCATGCTGCCAATGAAACCAGCACCTCCCGGGAGCAAGCCGAACAGCAGTTCTGGGCCGGCTTCGAGGACCCGCTGCTGGGGCAACTGATCGACCAGACCCTGGCCGCCAACCACAGCCTGCAGGCCGGTCTGGCCCGCTACGATCGGGCCGCCGCCTTGCTGTATGGCGCCAAGCGCGAACAGTGGCCCAGCATTACCGCCAGTGCCAGCGGTGCCGAGCAGCACCTGGCGGATGTGGAGCGCACCCCGCCCGGTGCCGGTCCGGAACGGGTGGAGCTGTACCAGGCTGGCCTCGCCGCCAACTGGGAACTGGATCTGTTCGGGCGCCTGCGCCGGGTCACCCAGTCACAACAGGCGGAGTTGCAAGCCGCTGGTGCGGATCTGGGGGCGTTGAAAGTGGCGCTGGTGGGGCAGCTGGCCAGCAGCTACTTCGAACTGCGCGGCCTGCAGCAGCAGTTGCTGGTGGCCGAGCAGAACGTGGCCCTGCAGCAGGAGACCCTGGACATCGTCTCCGCCCGGGTGGATGCCGGGCGCGGCACCGAGTTCGATCGGGTTCGCGCTCGCTCCCAGTTGCAGCGCACTCGGGCGGAGTTGCCCACCCTGCGTGCCGGCATCCGTGCCGCCATGCATCGCATCGCCGTGCTCACCGGCCAGCCGCCGGCGGCGTTGATCGCCACGCTGAATGGCGACACCGGTCTGCCGGAAACGTTGCCGGTGATCCCGGTGGACAGCCCCGGTGATGTGCTGCGCCGTCGGCCGGATATCGCTGCGGCAGAGCGGCGCCTGGCGGCGGCCACTGCCCGCATCGGGGTGGCCACGGCGGATCTGTTTCCACGCTTTACCCTCAGTGGTTTGCTGGGTTCGGTGGCGGCGGACAGCAGTGATCTGTTCAGTGGCTCCGCCGAAACCCGGCGGGTGGCCCTGGGCGTGGACTGGACCTTCCTGGACCACGGCAAGGTCAAGGCGCGCATCGATGCCGCCGACGCGGACAGCCGCGCCGCGCTGGCGGATTATCAGCAGGCGGTGCTGTCGGCCCTGGAAGACACCGAGACTCGCCTGGTCCGTTACCAGCGCGCCCGCCAGCGGGCCGCGCATCTGGAGCTGGCGGCGGTTAATGCGGAACAGGCCGCCGAGCTGGCCCGCACGCGTTATGAGCGTGGCTTTATCGGCTACTTCGAAGTGCTCGCCGCGGAGCAGGAACTGACTGCCACCCGGGATGCCCGGGTACGCAGTCAGACCGGGGTGGTGCTGGCTATGGTGGACGTGTACCGCGCCCTGGCCGGCACCCCGAGTCTCCGACAGGATAAATGA
- a CDS encoding alkane 1-monooxygenase: MSQAGVFIGPSGVEYRDRKRHLWIVSLFVPGTVFLGPLLVMATGQAWLLWLPLVFYYLAIPLLDMLIGEDRSNPPEEVVPQLEADLFYRRMTYALVPILLAAYLVSMWFVGTHSLPLHGVIAMVLLTGTVCGAAGINLGHELGHKKTKTERWLAKLVLAPLGYGHFPIEHNKGHHRDVATPEDPASSRLGESIWKFALREIPGTMKRAWQLEKARLQKEDKPVWSLHNEILQPGLLSVIIWGSIIALFGWKMLPFIAAVTLWSYLQLTSANYVEHYGLLRHKDANGRYERTQPHHSWNSNHMFSNWASFHLQRHSDHHAHPARRYQSLRHFDGLPTLPNGYFGMFLLSYVPPLWFKVMDRRMLEHAGYDAANINFDPARRDALIRKYQIKQTT; encoded by the coding sequence ATGAGTCAAGCTGGCGTCTTTATCGGCCCCTCCGGCGTCGAGTACCGCGATCGCAAGCGGCATCTCTGGATTGTCTCTCTCTTTGTACCGGGCACCGTTTTCCTGGGTCCTCTCCTGGTAATGGCAACCGGGCAAGCCTGGCTGCTGTGGCTGCCCCTGGTATTCTATTATCTGGCCATCCCGCTGCTGGACATGCTGATTGGCGAAGACCGCAGCAACCCGCCGGAAGAAGTGGTGCCGCAACTGGAAGCCGACCTGTTCTACCGGCGTATGACCTATGCCTTGGTGCCAATCCTGCTGGCAGCCTATCTGGTCAGCATGTGGTTTGTGGGTACCCACTCCCTGCCCCTGCATGGTGTCATCGCCATGGTTCTACTTACCGGTACCGTCTGTGGTGCCGCCGGGATAAACCTGGGCCATGAACTGGGCCACAAGAAAACCAAAACCGAACGCTGGTTGGCCAAGCTGGTGCTGGCGCCGCTGGGCTACGGCCACTTCCCCATCGAACACAACAAGGGCCACCACCGCGACGTGGCCACCCCGGAAGACCCGGCCTCCTCACGGCTGGGAGAATCCATCTGGAAGTTTGCCCTGCGGGAAATTCCCGGCACCATGAAACGGGCTTGGCAACTGGAAAAAGCGCGGCTGCAGAAAGAGGACAAACCAGTATGGTCCCTGCACAATGAGATCCTGCAACCGGGCCTGCTCAGCGTGATCATCTGGGGCAGCATCATCGCCCTGTTCGGCTGGAAAATGCTGCCGTTCATTGCCGCCGTTACCCTGTGGTCCTACCTGCAGCTCACCTCTGCCAACTATGTGGAACATTACGGTCTGCTCCGTCACAAGGATGCCAACGGTCGCTACGAGCGCACCCAGCCGCACCATAGCTGGAACAGTAACCACATGTTCTCCAACTGGGCGTCCTTTCACCTGCAGCGTCATTCCGACCACCACGCCCACCCGGCACGTCGCTATCAGAGCCTGCGCCATTTCGACGGCCTGCCGACCTTGCCCAACGGTTACTTCGGTATGTTCCTGCTCAGCTATGTACCGCCTCTATGGTTCAAGGTCATGGACCGCCGGATGCTGGAACACGCCGGTTATGACGCCGCCAACATCAATTTTGATCCGGCACGTCGCGACGCACTGATCCGTAAATACCAGATCAAACAGACCACGTAG
- a CDS encoding multidrug efflux RND transporter permease subunit yields the protein MNFSRFFVDRPIFAAVLSIIIFAVGLISLPSLPVSEYPEVVPPSVVVRTVYPGANPKVIAETVATPLEESINGVEGMMYLKSVAGSDGVLQMTVTFRPDIEADDATVRVQNRVSQALARLPEDVRRQGVTTQKQSPTFLMVVHLTSPDGRYDTLYLRNYARLHVRDALARIRGVGDAQVFGGGDYAMRAWLDPDKIAARSLTAGDVVAAMREQNVQVSAGQLGAEPMPSSDFLTLINAQGRLRTTEEFGDIVIKSGADGEIVRLSDVARLELGAGDYTLRAQLDSKDAVAIGIFQAPGANALEIRDQVVSTMDEIATRFPAGVEYETVYDTTIFVSDSIKSVIKTLLEAVLLVVLVVTLFLQTWRASIIPLLAVPISIVGTFGALYLLGYSINTLTLFGLVLAIGIVVDDAIVVVENVERNIEEGLTPLVAAHQAMKEVSGPIVAIGLVLCAVFVPMAFLDGVTGQFYRQFAVTIAISTVISTINSLTLSPALAAMLLKPHSAPKDRLTRIIDALFGWLFRPFNRFFNASSERYQGGVGRSLRHRGMVFVIYALLLAGTGLMFKVVPPGFIPTQDKMYLIAGVKLPEGASLERTDQLLQRVVDIGMETEGVSHAVAFPGLNALQFTNTSNTGLVFFPLEPFDQRSRTAAQINEEINGRIAGLKEGFAFSFMPPPILGLGNGNGYQMFIEDRGNLGYGELQNAVNAMQGAIAQTPGMGFPITSYQANVPQLNADVDRERAKAQGVPITGLFDTLQTYLGSTYVNDFNRFGRTWQVIAQADAPFRDSVADIANLKTRNIHGEMVPIGSMVTISQDFGPDPVLRYNGYPAADLAGEANPAMLSSAQAMEVLSNIAEEVLPAGMSFEWTDLSYQQATQGNAALLVFPLSILLVFLVLAALYESWTLPLAVILIVPMCMLSALLGVWYFDGDNNIFVQVGLVVLIALACKNAILIVEFARELELQGMGVVDAALEACRLRLRPIIMTSITFTAAVVPLVLGSGAGSEVRQALGVALFFGMLGVTLFGLFLTPVFYVALRKLAGGKPPVSQHASTMDGDPHGQIEGESHA from the coding sequence ATGAATTTCTCGCGTTTCTTCGTCGACCGACCGATTTTTGCCGCGGTGTTGTCGATCATCATTTTTGCGGTGGGCTTGATCTCGCTGCCCAGTCTGCCGGTGAGTGAATATCCGGAAGTGGTGCCGCCGTCGGTGGTGGTGCGCACGGTGTATCCCGGTGCCAACCCCAAGGTGATTGCCGAAACCGTGGCGACGCCGCTGGAGGAATCCATCAACGGCGTCGAGGGCATGATGTACCTCAAGTCCGTGGCCGGTTCCGATGGCGTACTGCAGATGACGGTGACGTTCCGCCCGGATATCGAGGCGGATGATGCCACCGTGCGGGTACAGAACCGGGTCAGCCAGGCGCTGGCGCGCTTGCCCGAGGATGTGCGGCGGCAAGGGGTGACCACCCAGAAGCAGTCGCCCACCTTCCTGATGGTAGTGCACCTGACCTCGCCGGACGGTCGCTACGACACTCTCTACCTGCGCAACTATGCCCGGCTGCATGTGCGTGATGCGCTGGCGCGCATTCGCGGCGTCGGTGATGCCCAGGTATTCGGTGGCGGTGACTATGCGATGCGGGCCTGGCTGGACCCGGACAAGATTGCTGCCCGCAGCCTGACTGCCGGGGATGTGGTGGCCGCCATGCGCGAACAGAACGTGCAGGTGTCCGCCGGCCAGTTGGGCGCCGAGCCCATGCCGAGCAGTGATTTTCTTACCCTGATCAATGCCCAGGGGCGGCTGCGCACTACCGAGGAGTTCGGTGACATCGTTATCAAGAGCGGGGCCGACGGCGAGATCGTGCGGCTTTCCGATGTGGCCCGCCTGGAACTGGGCGCCGGGGATTACACCCTGCGTGCGCAACTGGACAGCAAGGATGCGGTAGCCATTGGTATCTTTCAGGCCCCCGGCGCCAACGCCCTGGAAATCCGCGATCAGGTGGTCAGCACCATGGACGAAATCGCCACCCGTTTCCCGGCCGGGGTGGAATACGAAACCGTCTATGACACGACTATCTTTGTCAGCGATTCCATCAAGTCGGTGATCAAGACCCTGCTGGAAGCAGTGCTGTTGGTGGTACTGGTGGTAACCCTGTTTCTGCAGACCTGGCGCGCCTCCATCATCCCCTTGCTGGCGGTGCCGATTTCCATCGTCGGTACCTTCGGGGCGCTCTATCTGCTCGGCTATTCCATCAACACCCTGACCCTGTTCGGCCTGGTGCTGGCTATCGGTATTGTGGTGGACGATGCCATCGTGGTGGTGGAAAACGTGGAGCGGAATATCGAGGAAGGGCTGACGCCCCTGGTTGCCGCCCACCAGGCCATGAAGGAAGTATCCGGTCCCATCGTGGCCATCGGCCTGGTGTTGTGTGCGGTGTTTGTACCCATGGCATTTCTCGATGGCGTTACCGGGCAGTTCTATCGGCAGTTCGCGGTGACCATCGCCATTTCCACGGTGATTTCCACCATCAACTCGCTGACTCTGTCGCCAGCACTGGCGGCCATGCTGCTCAAACCCCACAGTGCGCCGAAGGATCGCCTGACCCGAATTATCGATGCCCTGTTCGGCTGGTTGTTCCGGCCGTTCAACCGTTTCTTCAACGCCAGCTCCGAGCGTTATCAGGGTGGCGTCGGCCGCTCCCTGCGTCATCGCGGCATGGTGTTCGTGATCTATGCGTTGTTGTTGGCGGGCACCGGGCTGATGTTCAAGGTGGTGCCGCCGGGCTTTATTCCCACCCAGGACAAGATGTATCTGATCGCCGGGGTAAAACTGCCGGAGGGGGCGTCTCTGGAGCGCACGGACCAGTTGCTGCAGCGGGTGGTGGATATTGGCATGGAGACCGAAGGCGTATCCCACGCGGTAGCCTTCCCCGGGCTCAACGCCCTGCAGTTCACCAACACGTCCAATACTGGCCTGGTGTTCTTCCCGCTGGAGCCCTTTGACCAGCGCAGCCGGACTGCCGCGCAGATCAATGAAGAAATCAACGGGCGCATCGCCGGCCTCAAGGAAGGTTTTGCCTTCTCCTTTATGCCGCCGCCGATTCTGGGTCTGGGTAACGGCAATGGTTACCAGATGTTCATCGAGGATCGTGGCAACCTGGGCTACGGGGAATTGCAGAATGCGGTGAATGCCATGCAGGGGGCCATCGCCCAGACGCCCGGCATGGGCTTCCCGATCACCAGCTACCAGGCCAATGTGCCGCAGCTGAATGCGGACGTGGATCGTGAACGGGCCAAGGCCCAGGGCGTGCCGATCACCGGGCTGTTCGATACCCTGCAGACCTATCTGGGCTCCACCTACGTGAATGACTTCAACCGTTTCGGGCGCACCTGGCAGGTGATCGCCCAGGCGGATGCGCCGTTCCGCGACAGCGTGGCTGATATCGCCAACCTGAAGACCCGCAACATCCACGGCGAGATGGTGCCCATCGGCTCCATGGTGACCATCAGTCAGGATTTCGGCCCGGACCCGGTGCTGCGCTACAACGGTTACCCGGCAGCGGATCTGGCCGGCGAGGCGAACCCGGCCATGCTGTCCTCCGCCCAGGCCATGGAGGTGCTGAGCAACATCGCCGAGGAGGTGCTGCCCGCCGGTATGAGCTTCGAGTGGACCGACCTGAGCTACCAGCAGGCTACCCAGGGCAATGCGGCGTTGCTGGTGTTCCCGCTGTCCATTTTGCTGGTGTTCCTGGTGCTGGCTGCCCTGTACGAAAGTTGGACCCTGCCGCTGGCGGTGATCCTGATCGTGCCCATGTGCATGCTCTCGGCTCTGCTCGGTGTGTGGTACTTCGACGGTGACAACAACATCTTCGTGCAGGTGGGGCTGGTGGTGCTGATCGCCCTGGCCTGCAAGAACGCCATTCTAATCGTGGAGTTTGCCCGCGAGCTGGAATTGCAGGGCATGGGCGTGGTGGATGCGGCGCTGGAAGCATGCCGCCTGCGGCTGCGGCCCATCATCATGACCTCCATTACCTTCACCGCCGCGGTGGTGCCGCTGGTACTGGGTAGCGGGGCGGGATCGGAAGTGCGCCAGGCGCTGGGTGTGGCCCTGTTTTTCGGCATGCTCGGGGTGACGTTGTTCGGCCTGTTTCTGACACCGGTGTTCTATGTGGCGCTGCGCAAGCTGGCCGGCGGTAAGCCGCCGGTAAGTCAGCATGCCTCCACCATGGATGGCGACCCCCATGGTCAGATTGAAGGAGAAAGTCATGCGTAA